From a region of the Opisthocomus hoazin isolate bOpiHoa1 chromosome 21, bOpiHoa1.hap1, whole genome shotgun sequence genome:
- the PIRT gene encoding phosphoinositide-interacting protein → MVSSSDSVTMEIPPKSPDGSEKSPQSKELLTSNTASTLCISSRSESVWTSASRSKWDIYHKPVIVVSVGAAIFLIGIIITSLSCIQNKNKKVYKMCGPALLSLGLMLLVCGLVWIPIIRKKQKQRQKSQFLQSLKSFFFHG, encoded by the exons ATG GTCTCCTCCTCAGACTCCGTCACCATGGAAATTCCACCCAAGAGCCCTGATGGGAGTGAGAAGTCTCCTCAGTCCAAAGAGCTGCTGACCAGTAACACGGCCAGCACCCTCTGCATCAGCTCTCGGAGCGAGTCTGTCTGGACCAGCGCATCCAGAAGCAAGTGGGACATATACCATAAGCCGGTCATTGTTGTGTCTGTCGGAGCAGCCATCTTCCTCATTGGGATCATCATCACCAGCCTGTCTTGCAtccaaaacaagaacaaaaaagttTACAAAATGTGTGGCCCGGCTCTCCTGTCCTTGGGACTAATGCTCCTAGTATGTGGCCTTGTCTGGATCCCCATCATCcggaagaagcagaagcagagacagaagtcACAATTTCTGCAGAGCCTCAAGTCCTTCTTCTTTCATGGCTGA